In Myxococcales bacterium, a single window of DNA contains:
- a CDS encoding AMP-binding protein encodes MLPSLLDRARDLPERAYLVARLAQETGMLWDLRREGGVELARALLRGAQNPSLIYRIHGANIPDRLGVVQGDVAWTFREVDDRIDRVARGLRRRGVRRGKSLLVMLKNRPEFLLVSAACARLGAAAVAVSWRSQPEELAYLVNHSGARALVVESALLGVVDEASRAFADPVVARNVYAVGHGGGAVGGALVTPFDDLYAERGRYEAEVGADDEAAVVVYTSGTTGKPKGAVRKFPKETLAGAVRFLLETPLRAGDVHLVACPMYHSTAYGFLSLSHITGATAVLLEEWKPEAFLAAVARHRVTTTAVVPTMLHRVLALPPELRAEHDARSLRVVFSGGAPLSASLATSFMDAYGDVLYNFYGATETGLVTLAKPADLRAAPGTIGHALPGNEVLLLDDAGLPVAPGAVGELYVRNKMLVAGYHRDDAATAQSMRDEYFSVGDLARRDADGRYFIEGRKRDMIISGGVNVYPVEIECALEAHPHVAEAAVVGVPDEEWGERVRAYVVPRDGATLDHGELTLWLRGVLSGAKVPRELVTLASLPRNPTGKVLKGALASVAPLERPS; translated from the coding sequence ATGCTCCCCTCTCTCTTGGACCGGGCCCGCGATCTGCCCGAGCGCGCGTACCTCGTGGCGCGCCTCGCGCAGGAGACGGGCATGCTCTGGGACCTGCGACGAGAGGGCGGCGTCGAGCTCGCCCGCGCGCTCCTCCGCGGGGCGCAGAACCCGTCGCTCATCTACCGCATCCACGGGGCCAACATCCCCGATCGCCTCGGCGTCGTGCAGGGCGACGTGGCGTGGACCTTCCGCGAGGTCGACGATCGCATCGACCGCGTCGCGCGCGGGCTACGGCGGCGCGGCGTGCGGCGGGGCAAGAGCCTGCTCGTCATGCTCAAGAACCGCCCGGAGTTTCTGCTGGTGTCGGCCGCGTGCGCGCGCCTAGGGGCCGCCGCCGTCGCCGTGTCGTGGCGCTCGCAGCCCGAGGAGCTCGCGTACCTCGTGAACCACTCCGGCGCGCGCGCGCTCGTGGTGGAGTCCGCGCTCCTCGGCGTGGTCGACGAGGCGAGCCGCGCGTTCGCGGACCCGGTCGTCGCGCGCAACGTCTACGCTGTCGGCCACGGGGGCGGCGCGGTGGGGGGCGCCCTCGTCACGCCGTTCGACGATCTCTACGCGGAGCGTGGTCGGTACGAGGCCGAGGTGGGCGCCGACGACGAGGCGGCCGTGGTCGTCTACACGTCGGGCACGACCGGCAAGCCCAAGGGCGCGGTGCGCAAGTTTCCCAAGGAGACCCTCGCCGGCGCGGTCCGCTTCCTGCTCGAGACCCCGCTCCGCGCAGGTGACGTGCACCTCGTCGCGTGCCCCATGTACCACTCGACGGCGTACGGATTCCTCTCGCTCTCGCACATCACGGGGGCCACGGCCGTGCTGCTCGAAGAGTGGAAGCCGGAGGCGTTCCTGGCGGCTGTCGCGCGCCACCGCGTCACCACCACCGCCGTGGTGCCGACGATGCTTCACCGCGTCCTCGCGCTCCCACCGGAGCTGCGCGCGGAGCACGACGCGCGCTCTCTCCGCGTCGTGTTCTCCGGGGGTGCACCGCTGTCGGCCTCGCTCGCGACGTCGTTCATGGACGCCTATGGAGATGTACTCTACAACTTTTACGGCGCGACCGAGACGGGCCTCGTCACGCTGGCCAAGCCCGCCGATCTGCGCGCCGCGCCCGGGACCATCGGCCACGCGCTGCCGGGCAACGAGGTGCTCCTCCTCGACGACGCGGGCCTGCCGGTCGCCCCGGGCGCGGTCGGCGAGCTCTACGTGCGCAACAAGATGCTCGTGGCGGGCTACCACCGAGACGACGCGGCCACGGCGCAGAGCATGCGCGACGAATATTTCTCCGTCGGCGACCTGGCGCGGCGTGACGCCGACGGGCGCTATTTCATCGAGGGTCGCAAGCGCGACATGATCATCTCGGGCGGGGTGAACGTGTACCCCGTGGAGATCGAGTGCGCCCTCGAGGCGCACCCCCACGTCGCGGAGGCCGCCGTCGTCGGCGTCCCCGACGAGGAGTGGGGCGAGCGCGTCCGGGCGTACGTGGTGCCGCGCGACGGCGCGACGCTCGACCACGGCGAGCTCACCCTCTGGCTGCGCGGCGTGCTCTCGGGCGCGAAGGTTCCGAGGGAGCTCGTCACGCTCGCCTCGCTGCCCAGGAACCCCACCGGCAAGGTGTTGAAGGGCGCGCTCGCGTCGGTCGCGCCGCTGGAGCGCCCCTCCTGA
- the pyk gene encoding pyruvate kinase, giving the protein MVIRRAKLLCTLGPACDTVDGLRALIDAGMDVARFNFSHGTHEEHKMRLDRLRQASELSRKAVGALQDLCGPKIRTGNFAASFTLPTGVEATLVEGDYSADERVVPINYEGLAGDVRVGDKILFDDGRMTLDVRAIEGDRVRVFVEQGGGMRNHVGVHLPSKTMRVSALTEKDKEDLDFGLSNGVDYVALSFVRRADDLRLVRDICEAYNKPTPIIAKIETPDAVENLESVVAASDGVMVARGDLGVEFPPERVPVIQRQILMVARRVRRPVIVATEMLQSMTKATRPTRAEASDVANAVFAGTDAIMLSGETATGDHPTLAASMMSRLATEAETSPFFEHQPYTSRATSVPEAVARGAVNTAKEIGARFLVAFTETGSSALNVSLARPAMPIVAFSPNEKTRRRMALYWGVIPRKCPALSDTDKLVDWCTGDLLATGLASPGERVVLVFGAPIGVSGSTNSIRVHVLG; this is encoded by the coding sequence ATGGTCATCCGACGCGCGAAGCTGCTCTGCACCCTCGGCCCGGCGTGCGACACCGTGGACGGGCTGCGCGCGCTCATCGACGCGGGCATGGACGTGGCGCGCTTCAACTTCTCCCACGGCACCCACGAGGAGCACAAGATGCGCCTCGACCGGCTGCGCCAGGCGAGCGAGCTCTCGCGAAAGGCGGTCGGCGCGCTGCAGGACCTCTGCGGCCCCAAGATCCGCACCGGCAACTTCGCGGCCTCGTTCACGCTGCCCACCGGCGTCGAGGCGACGCTCGTGGAGGGCGACTACTCGGCCGACGAGCGGGTGGTCCCGATCAACTACGAGGGCCTCGCGGGCGACGTGCGCGTGGGCGACAAAATCTTGTTCGACGACGGGCGAATGACGCTCGATGTCCGCGCGATAGAGGGCGACCGCGTCCGGGTGTTCGTGGAGCAGGGAGGCGGAATGCGCAACCACGTCGGCGTGCATTTGCCGAGCAAGACGATGCGGGTCTCCGCGCTGACCGAAAAGGACAAGGAGGACCTCGACTTCGGGCTCTCGAACGGCGTCGACTACGTGGCGCTCTCCTTCGTGCGCCGCGCGGACGACCTCCGCCTCGTGCGGGACATCTGTGAGGCGTACAACAAGCCGACGCCCATCATCGCGAAGATCGAGACGCCCGACGCGGTGGAGAACCTGGAGAGCGTCGTGGCGGCCTCCGACGGCGTGATGGTGGCGCGCGGCGATCTCGGCGTCGAGTTCCCGCCCGAGCGGGTGCCCGTGATCCAACGCCAGATCCTCATGGTGGCGCGACGGGTCCGGCGCCCGGTGATCGTCGCCACGGAGATGCTCCAGTCGATGACGAAGGCGACGCGTCCAACCCGCGCCGAGGCGAGCGACGTGGCCAACGCGGTCTTCGCGGGCACCGACGCCATCATGCTCTCCGGCGAGACGGCCACCGGCGACCACCCCACCCTCGCCGCATCGATGATGAGCCGCCTCGCGACGGAGGCGGAGACCTCGCCGTTCTTCGAACACCAGCCCTACACCTCCCGCGCGACGAGCGTCCCGGAGGCCGTGGCGCGCGGGGCCGTGAACACCGCAAAGGAGATTGGCGCGCGCTTCCTCGTGGCGTTCACCGAGACGGGCTCGTCGGCGCTCAACGTGAGCCTCGCCCGCCCGGCGATGCCGATCGTCGCGTTCTCGCCCAACGAGAAGACCCGCAGGCGCATGGCGCTGTATTGGGGCGTGATCCCACGGAAATGCCCTGCGCTCAGCGACACCGACAAGCTCGTCGACTGGTGCACGGGGGACCTGCTCGCGACCGGGCTCGCGTCCCCTGGCGAGCGTGTGGTGCTCGTCTTCGGCGCGCCCATCGGGGTCTCCGGGAGCACCAACTCGATCCGCGTGCACGTCCTCGGCTGA
- the lysA gene encoding diaminopimelate decarboxylase, producing MSTTRDERGRLLLGGVVLEELARSAEVGTPAYVYDLDAMDADARALTEAFEGAPHLVAYAVKANSAAPIVRSFAKLGLGADVVSGGELLLALGAGIPADRVVMSGVAKSDEELDLALGAGDRGILAVQLESVEEIARVAARARALGRVARVSLRVNPGLDPDEIATHANIATGHDEAKFGVPLARFGEALAAVAARPELDLFGLSSHVGSQFVSTDAYERGAEVLFGLARQALARGARLRTLDTGGGFGIDYGAGCPVRPADFVRRTRARARAHGLEHLTHVVEPGRSLVGAHGVLIASVLQRKTDAPRDDEGFEGGGRDIAGARRWLMIDAGMNDLMRPALYQANHRVAPLGAPGGPTRAVRVVGPVCESSDDFGFHALPTRATGELEGARAAVALLDAGAYGFSMASRYNGRPLAAEVFVRGGRVVALRERAPLAAWAAEALALREE from the coding sequence GTGTCAACGACGCGCGACGAGCGGGGCCGGCTGCTGTTGGGGGGCGTGGTCCTCGAGGAGCTCGCGAGGAGCGCGGAGGTAGGGACTCCGGCCTACGTCTACGATCTCGACGCGATGGACGCCGATGCGCGCGCGCTCACCGAGGCCTTCGAGGGCGCGCCACACCTCGTGGCCTACGCCGTGAAGGCGAACAGCGCGGCGCCCATCGTGCGGAGCTTCGCGAAGCTCGGCCTCGGCGCGGACGTGGTGAGCGGGGGCGAGCTGTTGCTCGCGCTCGGGGCAGGGATCCCAGCGGACCGCGTGGTGATGAGCGGCGTCGCGAAGAGCGACGAGGAGCTCGACCTGGCGCTCGGGGCAGGCGATAGGGGCATCCTCGCGGTGCAGCTCGAGAGCGTCGAGGAGATCGCGAGGGTGGCCGCGCGCGCGCGCGCGCTGGGCCGCGTCGCGCGGGTGTCTCTGCGGGTGAACCCGGGGCTCGACCCCGACGAGATCGCCACCCACGCCAACATCGCGACGGGGCACGACGAGGCGAAGTTTGGCGTACCCCTCGCGCGTTTCGGCGAGGCCCTGGCGGCCGTCGCGGCGCGCCCGGAGCTCGATCTCTTTGGATTGTCGAGCCACGTGGGCTCCCAGTTCGTCTCGACCGACGCCTACGAGCGCGGCGCCGAGGTGCTGTTTGGGCTCGCGCGCCAGGCCCTCGCGAGGGGCGCGCGTCTCCGCACCCTCGACACCGGCGGCGGCTTCGGGATCGACTACGGGGCGGGCTGTCCCGTGCGCCCCGCCGACTTCGTGCGGCGGACCCGCGCACGCGCGCGCGCCCACGGGCTCGAGCACCTCACCCACGTGGTCGAGCCCGGTCGGAGCCTCGTCGGTGCCCACGGCGTGCTCATCGCTTCGGTGCTCCAGCGCAAGACCGACGCGCCCCGTGACGACGAGGGCTTCGAGGGCGGCGGGCGAGACATCGCCGGCGCGCGGCGCTGGCTCATGATCGACGCTGGCATGAACGACCTCATGCGCCCGGCGCTCTACCAGGCCAACCACCGGGTCGCCCCGCTCGGCGCGCCGGGGGGGCCGACTCGCGCCGTCCGCGTCGTCGGGCCGGTGTGCGAGAGCTCGGACGACTTCGGATTCCACGCCCTCCCTACGAGGGCCACGGGGGAGCTCGAGGGGGCGCGCGCCGCGGTCGCGCTCCTCGACGCGGGCGCGTACGGCTTCAGCATGGCGAGCCGCTACAATGGGCGCCCGCTCGCGGCCGAGGTCTTCGTGCGCGGGGGTCGTGTCGTGGCATTGAGAGAGCGCGCGCCGCTCGCGGCGTGGGCGGCCGAGGCGCTCGCGCTCCGTGAGGAGTGA